The sequence gcgtgatacgaagtttcgtgttcgcggccgggagatcaacggcgacaaaagcccgccaagctcgtttaagtccgcgcactggcagaaaaggcgaaagctcgcgtcatgaagccgcaaaacttttcaattcgcggacgaggtagcaaacgcgatatctgtagcaagtgtgataacgacggcgcttttcccgacaggaaacttactttaaagcgcacttgttGAGGATGCGATCGTGCGTTCCACGCGGAACACACTGCCGGCAAGCGGCGGCGGAGCCTTGCCGCGCTCCCTCcacagcggcgtacctcctttgagaaccgcactcgctaccgcattataaacggtatttcatcttgggggactgcacaataagcgatATGCGTATACaggcggttctatgggagggtaaacgggagtcaaaaaagaccgcattataaccggtcctgcactatatgcggttatgttataagtggtctgcactgtactctgttccagaagttccgtgcagcactgtggaagctacaggccttctcaaccaatcaggagggcgagcacatctaagtgtatccttccgcgccctgtcgtctgctagcggcgagcgctgcagcgaaagcggcaagagcatctcgggacactgtgcaactgcgcagtgagatgagctgtaattgtgaaagcggttaaatattctcctcggcgcCGTAAaagcgcgtcttcgagatacttgcacgtagACATTTGAGGGATAGGGTTCAGTGGCTCATGTTTCGGTGGAAAGCGCCACACTAGCCAAATTGAATATGAAAGCACCACGCTTCATCAGATTTCGTATACGCATGCCTATGCGCATGCGAAGTGCCGCTTCGCTCCCTTGTCGTAAAAGCTGATCCGGaaacgatatcgcacaggtgaaccaggcgccgccattttgactaaggagtgaccaaatctgccaccgcggactaatcacaacccaagactgggtcctccgtggcgctgtggacgctcgggctgtgcggactactcataaaattttagacagtgtcgtaccattccttcgtactttataagtaaaaacataacacgtacgagccacaacagcgttatttctttcgtcttttgcatgttataacatgtacaagcaagaactctttcttcagtatcatggagccacaaaaattgttttatacagaaaatgcgacaaaatcgtcatacaaatcacagctataacatgcagagaagccttcaagtaaaaatcctccgatgagaccgcttgcaaaagtcatgaggacaaacaacgggctacgtatatggggcactacatctcgcttcgcaacaacctgcgctcgagggttgtgtagccttggctctgctgcacggaacttctggaacagagtatagactCATAATGATCAGTGCAAGCAAAACAAGAGACAATAGTAGAAGAGGCAAAAAGAGAAGAACTCACCGAATTTGCTACCTTATTACAGTTCGCGATTTAACCCTGGTTTTGTGACTTGACACACAATGATTTACAGTAAAATCTCAATGATGCGAATCTCAGGGGGCGCCAAAATATTTGTATCACCCAAAATTTCATATTGCCAAAAACTAGAAAAATCCATTTTTAAACCACGATGTATGCAGAAAACATTGATTTCCGTCGAAATAACTCTTGTACATAtgtctttctgggacacacgtgaacggacGAGTAAGGGGTGGCGCAGCTGGCTGCCACAAACGCACGCGTCAAAGCTTTGtgtgaggccaactgaaaacaaAGTGCCAAGTTCTGCCCGAAGAACGACATGAATGCTGAAATGCTTCATGCCtttttacgactttattgcctttaagcTACCACTGTGTTAACCGCATACCCTTGGAGCACGTAGTCGCTATCAATGATTGCTTCGATAGTGACCGCGGTTTCGTGCATGGTGAGTGTGGCAACTGGTGGTTTCATCTTCAATCCTTGTGCACTGGCTGAGCATGTGCCTACAGAACTAtatcgttgctatctgtgatcgtgTCTGCCGTGGTTTTGTCCGCCATGGTTGTGGCAAGCAGCATCGCTTTGACTTGGTGAGCGTTAGATTCGCATGTATTTTCGGAGTTTCATGTTATCATATGCGATCACATTGATAGTGACCACGGTTTCATCTACAGTGGTTGTGGCAGATAATAACCACAGTTCTGGCTCTATGTGCGCTGGCCATGCGCATACTTTTGAAGCTTCCGGAACGCGCTGCTCAAGGCCATCGCTCAACGGTTTCAgtaccaaagttcgtatcacctGTCGCGACGCGGGAACATGTTTGGAACATCCGAATTTCGGCCTATTGGACACAACGGAGTTTGGCCAGGGAATTTTACGAATTTGTATAAgatcgaaattcgtatcagctggGTTcatatcaccgagattctactgtaattAACTTCAGTGCATGCGCTACTGGGTCTACAAAGAACTGTAAATTCAATAAGCAATTTTGTTTCGTGAAGCGCTTACGCATTGTGTTAACATTGTGATGACTGGTACACTTTCTTTTCAACCTGTTGAAATCGAGCGTGACGGTTCCATCGTAATATTGTTAACCATACGCTTGAACTTTGTGCAAACACTTATTTGTTCCAGATTGTGGAATGCTACAGTTTGCAACAAAGCAGTGAGTGGGATCGCTACGTTTACATCAACATAGTGGATGAAGTCGGAGAGTACTGCATGGATGCGAATTCGTCAACCGCTACCTGGGATGAGTACGTCGAACAACTGGAGAGATACTGTGCATCCATCGACATCTCGAAAGAGAAAGTGATGCGCGCAGTATTACTCGGATGTTGCGGAAAAGTGACGAACCAGCTCATCGAGCGATTGGTCCAGCCCGATAAACCGACGACGGTGCCTTACGAAACGATCAAACGAGTCGTTCGCGAGCACTTGGGTGGCAAGCCGTCCCCACTTCgatcgaggtttcttttcttcagGCGAAACCAAGAACCGAGTGAATCTGTGACGGACTACGCGACGGATCTTCGGAAGCTCGCAGAAGACTGTGGTTTTGGAAGTGAGGAAGTTGCCGTGGACGTCATGTTG comes from Rhipicephalus sanguineus isolate Rsan-2018 chromosome 7, BIME_Rsan_1.4, whole genome shotgun sequence and encodes:
- the LOC125759388 gene encoding uncharacterized protein LOC125759388 — protein: MDPDGECVPEESVPSPASPKVLPLPKIVECYSLQQSSEWDRYVYINIVDEVGEYCMDANSSTATWDEYVEQLERYCASIDISKEKVMRAVLLGCCGKVTNQLIERLVQPDKPTTVPYETIKRVVREHLGGKPSPLRSRFLFFRRNQEPSESVTDYATDLRKLAEDCGFGSEEVAVDVMLRDRFVFGIRDDALRERLLDKRDLTFDAAYEMALKTEAPCEKQFKTVGVE